The following are encoded together in the Terriglobia bacterium genome:
- a CDS encoding MltR family transcriptional regulator: MVTSSITDKILSPNGALGTFAMRADLAYCLGLISKYHHQDLGTIGKIRNQFAHSHLGLAFSEPQVRQLCSALRQWRILLHGEADDSANSLTEHQLTMRARNQFNLSVVFLADRLLLTTLGLKQVTTT; this comes from the coding sequence TTGGTCACATCCAGCATCACCGACAAGATACTGTCGCCGAATGGCGCTTTGGGTACTTTCGCTATGCGGGCTGACTTAGCGTACTGCCTTGGATTGATCAGCAAGTATCATCATCAAGATCTCGGCACAATTGGAAAAATCCGGAATCAGTTCGCACACAGTCATCTGGGTCTAGCGTTCAGCGAACCGCAGGTCCGTCAACTTTGTTCCGCACTGCGTCAGTGGCGGATACTCCTCCACGGTGAGGCGGACGATTCGGCCAATAGCTTGACAGAACACCAGTTAACGATGCGGGCCAGGAATCAATTCAACCTCTCAGTCGTGTTTCTGGCCGATAGGCTGCTGCTGACGACGCTCGGACTGAAGCAGGTCACCACCACGTAA
- a CDS encoding ATPase, with protein MRKTMSFVFLMLAIMCFAVPVLAQGAATAPGTNWVAITSGFAMAIASAVCGLGQAKATAASAEALARNPAARPGIQLALILGLALIESLALYTLVIIFAKVK; from the coding sequence ATGCGTAAGACAATGAGCTTCGTATTCCTGATGCTGGCGATCATGTGCTTCGCCGTGCCGGTACTGGCGCAGGGTGCCGCGACCGCGCCCGGTACGAATTGGGTAGCAATCACCTCCGGCTTTGCCATGGCGATCGCGTCCGCCGTCTGCGGACTCGGCCAGGCGAAGGCCACCGCGGCTTCCGCCGAGGCGCTGGCCCGCAACCCTGCCGCCCGTCCGGGCATTCAGCTCGCGCTGATTCTGGGCCTGGCGCTGATCGAGTCACTGGCGCTGTACACGCTGGTGATCATCTTTGCCAAGGTGAAATAA
- the nuoK gene encoding NADH-quinone oxidoreductase subunit NuoK: MAPIGTLHYLVVAAALFVIGTIGVVTRRNVVIILMSIELILNAVNLNLVAFSRLWNLNGQIFSIFVITDAAAEAAVGLGILIAFFRNKETVNVDEVDLLKW; the protein is encoded by the coding sequence ATGGCTCCTATTGGCACTTTGCATTACTTGGTAGTCGCGGCGGCGCTGTTCGTCATCGGCACCATCGGCGTGGTCACGCGCCGCAACGTGGTCATCATCCTGATGTCCATCGAGCTGATCCTGAACGCGGTGAACCTGAACCTGGTGGCGTTCTCGCGCCTGTGGAACCTGAACGGGCAGATCTTCTCGATTTTCGTGATTACCGACGCTGCCGCCGAGGCCGCCGTCGGGCTGGGCATTTTGATCGCCTTCTTCCGCAATAAGGAGACGGTCAACGTGGACGAGGTGGATTTGCTGAAGTGGTAA
- a CDS encoding AtpZ/AtpI family protein: MANDKRPTTNDDGTANDQRPATNDDRAGKRSFFIAVARYSQLAFVLPACTVVGWLAGVALDHWLHTTWIYLVGLIAGIAAGFVELIRTVMSSESKQ; this comes from the coding sequence ATGGCCAACGACAAACGACCAACGACTAACGACGACGGCACGGCCAACGACCAACGACCAGCGACTAATGACGACCGCGCGGGCAAGAGAAGTTTCTTCATTGCTGTTGCCCGCTACAGCCAGCTTGCCTTCGTGCTGCCGGCGTGCACGGTGGTCGGATGGCTGGCCGGGGTGGCGCTGGACCACTGGCTGCACACGACCTGGATTTACCTGGTGGGCCTGATCGCCGGCATCGCCGCGGGATTTGTTGAGCTGATTCGCACGGTCATGTCGTCGGAATCGAAGCAGTGA
- the nuoL gene encoding NADH-quinone oxidoreductase subunit L, with protein MFFLDHIWVIPLLPIFSAAVMFFVGRKLDKKAVNAFCVGTVVIAFAWSCLAVWQYTQTWQPAHNNGPYQTILYTWLGSGDAQHPILLPGAHGPFQFNADAGFLLDPLSAIWLLFVTGVGMLIHIYSIGYMAHEGGYYRFFGYMNLFMFSMLTLVLGNNYTMLFVGWEGVGLCSYLLIGFWFKKHSASTAANKAFIVNRIGDAGFLMGMLTLAWYFGSVRFTDITHTLQTSHFAVGDPVITFATLMLFIGACGKSAQFPLYVWLPDAMEGPTPVSALIHAATMVTAGVYMVARSNALFMLAPTSMKTVAIIGALTAIFAASIGLVQNDIKRVLAYSTVSQLGYMFLALGVGAFAAGVFHVFTHAFFKALLFLGSGSVIHALSGEQDMRNMGDLSKRIPTTYKTMLIGTLAIAGIPPLAGFFSKDEILWQAYSSHGGGFRALWYVGFFAALMTAFYMFRLIYLTFWSPSRMTHEVEHHVHESPKTMTVPLIILAIGSVTAGWLGVPKALGGTNAFERFLEPVFATESVTAEAGHALPALSEHAEQAGARTAETAAAMPKPEGKEEKTEAIEYILMALSVALGFIGWGVAKYFYKKAEKGFVEPINAVAPPAYALLLNKYYVDEAYDYAFTGRRPIGPIRLGAMGLGEASFKFDANVIDGGVNGAGWLTRAMGTVSKWWDTWIIDGLLVNGPAILTRLLSYPVRLVQWGLVQWYALVMVGGVVGFVIYYVAR; from the coding sequence ATGTTCTTTCTCGATCACATCTGGGTCATTCCGCTGCTGCCGATCTTCAGCGCGGCGGTGATGTTCTTCGTCGGCCGCAAGCTGGACAAGAAAGCGGTGAACGCTTTCTGCGTCGGCACGGTCGTGATCGCCTTCGCCTGGTCGTGCCTGGCGGTATGGCAGTACACGCAGACCTGGCAGCCGGCGCACAATAACGGGCCGTACCAAACCATCCTCTACACCTGGCTCGGCAGCGGCGATGCGCAGCACCCAATCCTGCTGCCCGGCGCGCATGGGCCATTCCAGTTCAACGCCGACGCCGGCTTCCTGCTCGACCCGCTCTCCGCCATCTGGCTGCTGTTTGTGACCGGCGTGGGCATGCTGATCCACATCTACTCCATCGGCTACATGGCCCACGAAGGCGGCTACTACCGCTTCTTCGGCTACATGAACCTGTTCATGTTCTCCATGCTCACGCTCGTCCTGGGGAACAACTACACGATGCTGTTCGTCGGGTGGGAAGGCGTGGGCCTATGCTCGTACCTGCTGATCGGGTTCTGGTTCAAGAAACATTCCGCTTCGACCGCCGCCAACAAGGCATTCATCGTCAACCGCATCGGCGACGCCGGGTTCCTGATGGGCATGCTGACCCTGGCCTGGTACTTCGGCTCGGTGCGCTTCACCGACATCACGCACACGCTGCAGACCAGCCACTTCGCGGTGGGCGATCCGGTGATTACTTTCGCCACTCTGATGCTGTTCATCGGCGCCTGCGGCAAATCGGCGCAGTTTCCTCTTTATGTCTGGCTGCCCGATGCCATGGAAGGCCCAACGCCGGTTTCCGCGCTCATCCACGCGGCCACGATGGTGACCGCGGGCGTGTACATGGTGGCGCGTTCCAACGCGCTGTTCATGCTGGCGCCGACCAGCATGAAGACCGTGGCCATCATCGGCGCGCTGACCGCCATCTTCGCCGCCTCCATCGGCCTGGTGCAGAACGACATCAAGCGCGTGCTCGCCTACTCCACCGTGTCGCAGCTCGGATACATGTTCCTGGCGCTGGGCGTGGGTGCGTTTGCCGCCGGCGTGTTCCACGTGTTCACGCACGCCTTCTTCAAGGCGCTGCTGTTCCTCGGTTCCGGCTCGGTGATCCACGCGCTCAGCGGCGAGCAGGACATGCGCAACATGGGCGACCTGTCGAAGCGCATTCCGACGACGTACAAAACCATGCTCATCGGAACGCTGGCCATTGCCGGCATTCCGCCGCTGGCGGGCTTCTTCTCGAAAGACGAAATTCTGTGGCAGGCGTACTCGTCGCACGGCGGCGGCTTCCGCGCGCTGTGGTATGTCGGCTTTTTCGCCGCGCTGATGACCGCGTTCTACATGTTCCGGCTGATTTACCTGACGTTCTGGAGCCCCAGCCGGATGACCCACGAGGTCGAGCACCACGTGCACGAGTCGCCGAAAACCATGACCGTGCCACTGATCATCCTCGCCATCGGCTCCGTTACCGCGGGGTGGCTCGGGGTCCCCAAGGCGCTGGGCGGAACCAACGCCTTCGAGCGTTTCCTGGAGCCGGTGTTCGCAACCGAAAGCGTCACCGCCGAAGCCGGGCATGCACTTCCTGCGCTGAGCGAGCATGCCGAGCAGGCCGGCGCGCGCACAGCCGAGACCGCCGCTGCCATGCCCAAACCCGAAGGCAAGGAAGAAAAGACCGAGGCAATCGAGTACATCCTGATGGCGCTTTCGGTGGCGCTCGGATTCATTGGGTGGGGGGTCGCGAAGTACTTTTACAAGAAGGCTGAGAAGGGATTTGTCGAGCCCATCAACGCGGTCGCTCCGCCGGCGTATGCGCTGTTGCTGAACAAGTATTACGTGGACGAAGCCTACGATTATGCCTTCACCGGCCGCCGTCCGATCGGGCCCATACGCCTGGGCGCGATGGGTCTCGGGGAGGCGTCATTCAAGTTCGACGCCAACGTGATTGACGGCGGCGTCAACGGCGCGGGCTGGCTGACGCGCGCCATGGGGACAGTTTCGAAGTGGTGGGACACATGGATCATTGACGGCTTGCTGGTCAACGGCCCGGCGATCTTGACGCGACTGCTTTCCTACCCGGTGCGCCTGGTGCAATGGGGCCTGGTGCAGTGGTACGCGCTGGTCATGGTCGGCGGCGTTGTCGGTTTCGTGATTTATTACGTCGCCCGCTGA
- a CDS encoding NADH-quinone oxidoreductase subunit N, with the protein MILLSLFGLGVLIIDLMLPAEWKRWNAITALLGIGFSTAAVIRIHLGHFADGRSLVGSFAYLSNVGGQVVGSVLMDGFAIYFFYLFLVGAAIAILMSAHYLEIEHEHHGEFYALILFSVVGMMCMASGYDVVLLFIGLELMAISTYVLVGFLRRDKRSNEAALKYLLLGAFSSGIFAYGLSLLYGLSGSTNLHVIAQALQRHYNVNPRDPIAIVAMITTATGLLFKIAAVPFHQWAPDAYEGAPTSVTGYMSVAVKAAAWAMLLRIFLWGLYPLRPVYLPLLVFVAIATMTGGNFAALTQTNLKRLLAYSSISHVGYMLLGLIASDNITNKTGIQGILVYLLVYTFMNLGAFAVVTSLRRRAIIGDEIDDIAGLYFKAPTEAVLMLLFLLSLAGIPPLAGFYGKYFIFLSLIQTQHYVLASLAVLYAVLGLYYYMRIANAMFMRPATDAEPVVISPGMQVALAVTAIGTVGIGIFPEFFIRAAGWSLGIQQVGTGLLGFLR; encoded by the coding sequence ATGATTTTGCTCTCGCTGTTCGGCCTCGGCGTGCTGATCATCGACCTCATGCTGCCCGCCGAGTGGAAGCGCTGGAACGCCATCACCGCGCTGCTCGGCATCGGCTTCTCGACCGCGGCGGTGATTCGCATTCACCTTGGCCACTTCGCCGACGGACGTTCGCTGGTCGGCAGCTTCGCTTACCTGTCCAACGTGGGCGGCCAGGTGGTCGGATCGGTGCTGATGGACGGCTTCGCCATTTATTTCTTCTACCTGTTCCTGGTGGGCGCCGCGATCGCCATCCTGATGTCGGCGCATTACCTGGAAATCGAGCACGAGCACCACGGCGAGTTCTACGCGCTCATCCTGTTCTCCGTGGTCGGCATGATGTGCATGGCCAGCGGCTACGACGTGGTGCTGCTGTTCATCGGCCTGGAACTGATGGCCATCTCCACCTACGTTCTGGTCGGATTCCTGCGCCGCGACAAGCGGTCCAATGAAGCCGCGCTGAAGTACCTGCTGCTGGGCGCGTTCTCCAGCGGCATCTTCGCCTACGGGCTCTCGCTGCTCTACGGGCTTTCCGGCAGCACCAACCTGCACGTGATCGCGCAGGCGCTGCAGCGGCACTACAACGTGAATCCCAGGGACCCGATCGCCATCGTCGCCATGATTACCACCGCGACCGGGCTGCTGTTCAAGATCGCCGCTGTCCCGTTCCATCAATGGGCGCCCGACGCCTATGAAGGGGCGCCCACCAGCGTCACCGGCTACATGTCCGTGGCGGTGAAGGCGGCGGCCTGGGCGATGCTGCTGCGGATTTTCCTTTGGGGACTGTATCCGCTGCGCCCGGTGTACCTGCCGCTGCTGGTGTTTGTCGCCATCGCCACCATGACCGGCGGCAACTTCGCCGCGCTCACCCAGACCAACCTCAAGCGCCTGCTCGCCTACAGCTCCATCTCGCACGTCGGCTACATGCTGCTCGGCCTGATCGCCAGCGACAACATCACCAACAAGACCGGCATCCAGGGCATCCTGGTGTACCTGCTGGTGTACACGTTCATGAACCTGGGCGCGTTCGCGGTGGTTACATCGCTGCGGCGTCGCGCCATCATCGGCGACGAGATTGACGACATCGCCGGCCTCTACTTCAAGGCGCCCACAGAAGCCGTGCTCATGCTGCTGTTCCTGCTGTCGCTGGCCGGAATCCCGCCGCTGGCGGGCTTCTACGGCAAGTACTTCATCTTCCTCAGCCTGATCCAGACGCAGCATTATGTGCTCGCCAGCCTGGCCGTGCTGTACGCGGTGCTCGGGCTCTATTACTACATGCGGATCGCAAACGCGATGTTCATGCGCCCGGCGACCGATGCCGAGCCGGTGGTGATCAGCCCGGGCATGCAAGTCGCGCTCGCCGTGACTGCCATCGGCACCGTCGGCATCGGAATATTCCCGGAATTTTTCATCCGCGCCGCCGGCTGGTCGCTCGGAATCCAGCAGGTGGGAACGGGGTTGCTCGGCTTCCTGCGGTAG
- the atpB gene encoding F0F1 ATP synthase subunit A yields the protein MPEQLPFTALLNRIFAGPVDALLRALHIQPEFSQAPIPNTVAMEVLVVGFLILVFLLLRARLSVENPGGIQHIFEGLHGFITQQSREIIGHHSEGYTPFLVALGLFILTCNLIGLIPAFESPTGLSPTVPLGCAITAFLYYHIQGVKRQGVLHYAKHFAGPMPALAPLMIPIEIISHLARMLSLTIRLFANMFAGDMVTLVFFSLVPIGVPVIFMGLHIGVSFLQSYIFVLLVTVYLSGAVATEH from the coding sequence ATGCCTGAACAGCTTCCGTTTACCGCGCTGCTGAACCGGATCTTCGCCGGGCCCGTGGACGCGCTCTTGCGCGCGCTTCACATTCAGCCGGAGTTTTCGCAGGCGCCGATCCCGAATACCGTCGCCATGGAAGTGCTGGTCGTGGGCTTCCTGATTCTGGTCTTCCTGCTGCTGCGGGCGCGGCTGTCGGTAGAAAATCCCGGTGGAATCCAGCACATCTTCGAAGGGCTGCACGGATTCATCACGCAGCAGAGCCGCGAGATCATCGGCCACCACAGCGAGGGCTACACGCCTTTTCTGGTTGCGCTCGGCTTGTTCATCCTGACCTGCAACCTGATCGGCCTGATTCCTGCGTTCGAATCGCCGACCGGCCTCAGTCCGACCGTGCCCCTGGGCTGTGCCATTACCGCGTTTCTCTACTATCACATTCAGGGCGTGAAGCGGCAGGGCGTGCTGCACTACGCCAAACATTTTGCCGGGCCGATGCCGGCGCTGGCGCCGCTGATGATTCCCATCGAGATCATCAGCCACCTGGCGCGCATGCTCTCGCTGACCATCCGTCTGTTCGCCAACATGTTCGCGGGCGACATGGTCACGCTGGTGTTCTTCTCCCTAGTGCCGATCGGCGTGCCGGTAATTTTCATGGGGCTGCATATCGGCGTTTCGTTCCTGCAGTCGTACATTTTCGTTCTGCTGGTGACCGTGTATCTGTCCGGCGCGGTGGCGACCGAGCACTAG
- a CDS encoding ATP synthase subunit I → MSNDSSAATSDAAAERFYSGALDRIRRFMAAIGVVATAVVSIFFGWKVGAGLALGCGIAWVNFYWLKQAVSALADRVTSTGRKQSSGGVVARFLLRYALIALAGYAIFRVSRDSLYGLLGGLFLTVAAILCEAVYEVVVSLRRGL, encoded by the coding sequence TTGTCTAACGATTCCAGCGCCGCAACTTCGGACGCGGCCGCCGAGCGGTTCTACTCCGGCGCCCTGGACCGCATTCGCCGCTTCATGGCCGCCATCGGCGTGGTCGCCACCGCGGTCGTTTCGATCTTCTTCGGCTGGAAGGTCGGCGCCGGCTTGGCGCTGGGGTGCGGGATCGCGTGGGTGAATTTTTACTGGCTGAAGCAGGCGGTGAGCGCGCTCGCCGACCGCGTCACCAGCACCGGGCGCAAGCAGTCGAGCGGCGGCGTGGTGGCGCGTTTCCTGCTGCGCTACGCTTTAATCGCGCTCGCCGGCTATGCTATATTCAGAGTTTCCCGGGACAGCCTCTACGGGCTTCTGGGCGGCCTGTTTCTGACCGTGGCGGCGATTCTCTGCGAAGCGGTATATGAAGTTGTGGTCTCGCTGCGCCGCGGTTTGTAG
- a CDS encoding NADH-quinone oxidoreductase subunit M has product MFNDHILSIILFTPAVGAVVLLFMPKENKNAIRWVANIFALAGLAVSIPLIPMFWAVKDQPGFKFIEGAANTWIPSIGAGYYLGIDGISFLLIILTTLLGWISILSSWEAIQDRVKEYYIWFLLLQTGMLGVFMALDMFLFFVFWEAMLVPMYLLIGIWGGPRKLYAAIKFFLYTLFGSVLMLLGILFLYFHHHTVTGVYTFAIPELYKTAPQITGTAAIVLFFAFFVGFAIKVPMFPFHTWLPDAHVEAPTAGSVILAGVLLKMGTYGFIRFSLPFFPGVAMQPKVRSFVIGLSIVGIIYGALVSLMQKDMKKLVAYSSVSHLGFCTLGIFVVNQAGLAGSVIQQINHGISTGALFLIVGILYERRHTREISEYGGISNVMPVYATITMIMFLSSMGLPLLNGFIGEFTILQGTFIESKAWAAWAVPGVILAAAYLLWLYQRVFFGAVTNPKNEKLQDLTPREILTFAPLIAAALFIGIYPKPMFQILQQPVAQLVQTVRPDEMKPVLAVQPAPAKIEPAPASKPAAPATTSSKPLPPAIAAVRTN; this is encoded by the coding sequence ATGTTTAACGACCACATCCTCTCCATCATTCTGTTCACGCCCGCGGTGGGCGCCGTCGTTCTCCTGTTCATGCCTAAGGAGAACAAGAATGCCATCCGCTGGGTGGCGAATATCTTCGCGCTGGCCGGGCTGGCGGTGTCCATTCCGCTGATCCCGATGTTCTGGGCGGTCAAAGACCAGCCGGGGTTCAAGTTCATCGAGGGCGCGGCCAACACCTGGATTCCGTCCATCGGCGCCGGCTATTACCTGGGCATCGACGGCATCAGCTTCCTGCTGATCATCCTGACCACGCTGCTGGGATGGATTTCCATCCTGTCTTCGTGGGAAGCGATTCAGGACCGGGTGAAGGAATACTACATCTGGTTCCTGTTGCTGCAGACGGGCATGCTCGGCGTCTTCATGGCGCTGGACATGTTCCTGTTCTTCGTCTTCTGGGAAGCGATGCTGGTCCCGATGTACCTGCTGATCGGCATCTGGGGCGGCCCGCGCAAGCTCTACGCGGCGATCAAGTTCTTTTTGTACACGTTGTTCGGCTCGGTGCTGATGCTGTTGGGCATCCTGTTCCTCTACTTCCACCACCACACCGTCACCGGCGTGTACACCTTTGCCATTCCTGAGCTGTACAAGACGGCGCCGCAGATCACGGGTACGGCCGCCATCGTACTGTTCTTCGCCTTCTTCGTCGGCTTCGCCATTAAGGTGCCGATGTTCCCCTTCCATACCTGGCTTCCGGACGCGCACGTGGAGGCGCCCACCGCGGGCTCGGTGATCCTGGCGGGCGTCCTGCTGAAGATGGGAACGTACGGCTTCATCCGCTTCTCGCTGCCGTTCTTCCCCGGCGTCGCCATGCAACCCAAGGTGCGAAGCTTTGTGATTGGGCTGTCGATCGTGGGCATCATCTACGGCGCGCTCGTCTCCCTGATGCAGAAAGACATGAAGAAGCTGGTGGCGTACAGCTCGGTGAGCCACCTCGGTTTCTGCACGCTGGGAATTTTCGTGGTGAACCAGGCGGGGCTGGCCGGGTCGGTGATTCAGCAGATCAATCACGGCATCTCGACCGGCGCGCTGTTCTTGATCGTCGGCATTCTTTACGAGCGGCGCCACACCCGCGAGATCTCGGAGTACGGCGGCATTTCCAACGTCATGCCGGTGTACGCCACCATCACCATGATCATGTTCCTGTCCTCGATGGGCCTGCCGCTGCTCAACGGGTTCATCGGCGAGTTCACCATCCTGCAAGGAACGTTTATCGAGAGCAAGGCGTGGGCGGCGTGGGCGGTGCCGGGCGTGATCCTGGCGGCCGCGTACCTGCTCTGGCTGTACCAGCGCGTCTTCTTCGGAGCGGTGACGAATCCGAAAAACGAGAAGCTGCAGGACCTGACGCCGCGCGAAATCCTGACGTTCGCTCCGCTGATCGCCGCCGCGCTGTTTATCGGAATTTATCCCAAGCCGATGTTCCAGATCCTGCAGCAGCCGGTGGCGCAACTGGTGCAGACGGTTCGTCCGGATGAGATGAAGCCGGTGCTGGCGGTCCAACCGGCTCCGGCAAAAATTGAGCCAGCTCCGGCAAGCAAGCCGGCCGCTCCGGCGACAACCAGCTCCAAGCCCCTGCCCCCCGCGATTGCGGCGGTCAGGACGAATTAG